The following DNA comes from Mauremys reevesii isolate NIE-2019 linkage group 23, ASM1616193v1, whole genome shotgun sequence.
ATGTTTCCCTGCATTGTTTGCCTCCAATAACCAGCATTTCAGACACAATCCAATCTTAAAGCTTGGGGCATACACAGTGAGAGGATATGCTTTTATTTTCAATTGGCAACATAAACAATTAGGCCACTAGGTTGCCACTGTGGAGGAGACAAACTCCACTATGTCAAGGCCTGATTCTTCAGAGTGCTGAAGCACCCAACAGATGATTGCCATTAGCAATCAATTAACTTTATAAAGGGATTTCATGCATTGGCACTCTTCTTCCCAGGGCAAAGACAAGAAGATATAAAAGTTATTTCACCACTCTCTCCAGCGCCCCAAGAATCTGTTCTCTTCAGAGTCAGTCCATTAACTCAGTGTATTGATAATGAAGCCTTTGGGAGCATCCTGGTGCTACTGTTAGGAAATGAAGTGGGTCTCTGGCATGATCTGATCAATTTTATGGTCAGCTGGGTTTGCTGATGCTTCATAGTTGCAGATGGTCACTTCATGTCGATAAGCCTGAATCAAGGCAAACATTTAGTCCCATTAAAGCTCAGTTTACTCCACAAAAAAGGAATCTGACCAGCTCTTCCCATTTCACTTCTGTCCAAAGTAGTCTCTCCCACCCTTCCCAAGATCTGCCTAAACTGAATTTGGTGCCAGCCATTGAGGCCCAGGCACTAAATTCAGCTCAAGGAATGCTTTACATTACAAGTCATGCCTCGATTGATGCCGAACCTATGCTATGTCAATGTTTTAAATCTGTAGTTGCAAGCCTGCAGCTTCTTCTGCGTGTACCTGGTTCTTAACAGAATCATGCCTGTGACAAAAATATATGCTTTAAATAAATCCAACAGCAATGCCAGCACCTCCCACTTCTTAACAGGTAGCTTCCCAGAATCACAGCAGTTCATGTTGGATACAGGGAAGGAAACTAACCAAGCATTATTTGGGTTCTGACTCAGTTCAGCAAATTAACTCAGTTACTGatcagtaaaaaaaaagtctccataGCTCTTTCCAAGTTTCTTATAAATAACCACACCTAGACAGACCCAACTATACAAGTTGCAATTCAAGACGACTTCTGCATTTGTGATGTGTTTTGCTCATTTTCTCCCCGCTCTCACTCACCTCTGTCCACTCTCCCCTCAGGCCTATATAAAAGATCTTTGTTGTCTCAGCTCCAAAATTCTTGGAAATGTGGATGGAGAGATGGTAAACATTTGAGAAACGAGCAATtctggaagaaaaaacaaaagagacTGAGTTTGGAGTTCAGCACGTAACCAGTCACCCAGGAAATAAATCCTAATTTCTGGAGCAGTTTCTGCACTACAGAGGATGAAGGTGTTACTTGAAAAGGAAAACCTATTGGGGTGTGGAGACTAAGCACTGCCATGTAGGAGACCTGGTGTCTTAGCCATTCACTCCTTGGATCAACAAGaactgggagggagggtgaaggAAGCACCTGGTGTGTCACATGTGACTCCTCTGGTAGATTGGAGAACAGTAAAAGGAGCCTTCTTCAGTCCTCCTTGGTATAAGAGGTGGAGGAGACAAGGCATTGAGAATTCAGTTTGGGGAGCCTCCAGGATGCAAGACCCCAGATCTTCTCCCCCCAGGGAAAAGGTCTTCAACACCATTTAGGGACAGGTAGAGTTCTCACTCCAACACGAGTGCTGGGAAGAGCcagaaaaggcatttaaaaaccACAATCTATTATTTGATGAGATGTTATGATGTGAGTGAAGGAACTGCTCTCCCCCTCCTAACACTTTCTAACCGTTGAATAGCATACGAGTAGGCTCTGATAAAAGGAACACAAACTCATTGGCTCCAGGAGGAATGAACTCCAGTGCATCCCTAACAGATGCACCACAGAGAAGGGAAGAGCCCGTCTCATACTTTGTGGGATACTCCAGTTCTCCTGTTAGATCTCGATTCAGACTGAACATCTGATCTGGTTCTCTGGCTGTGTCATCAAATGACATGTGAGGAATGTTCTTGAACCTgggagtggaggaaaaaaaaaacacaacagtgGTTAAAATTCATCTCAGCTAATTGATTTATCTAtctcccctctcttcccaccACTGGGTTATTGTGTCCtgtggaaggaaggaaggcaggcaggcaggcaggcaggcaggcacacCTGGATCAGCCAAGAAAACAGCACTTGCATCATATCAGGAATTGTCAACACACTACCCATAGTAAACAAGAGCAAGGAACAGAGCTGTAGATTTAAGACATTTAAGACCCACAGCACTTCCAGTAcatgtcctgctctactcagcactgatgaggcctcagctggaacagtgtgtgcaattctgggtgtcacactttagaaaagatgtggacaatttgAGAGAATCTAGAGGagcacaacaaaaatgataaaaggtttagaaaacctgacctatgaggaaaggttaaaaaaactggacatgtttagtcttgggaAAAGAAGACGGACGGTGGAACCTGATAACATATGTGTAGACTGTTAGGGGCTGCTATAAAGAAGACAATTGTTCTCTATGGGTTTAATCTGCaaccagggagatttaggttagatattaggaaaaacttcctaactataggGGTAGTCAAGTTCTGGAACAGGTTTCCAAAGAAGactgtggaatcctcatcactggagatttttaagtaCAGGTTGGATAAACGTCTGTCAGGGTTGGTCTAGGTCTATTTGGTCCTGCCCCAGCAGCGATGGCTGGGCTTGATGACTTCCcacggtcccttccagccctacatggcTATAAATTCTATAGAGAGAGGGGTCAGGATTCCAGTGCATTAGAGACAGAGTAGGAAAAGCTCCCTTAGTGGAAAGCCAAGTGATGATTAGGGCCCTGAATAAGTCACAATTTCACAGAAATTGTAAAATTAGCCCAGTACCATAATCTCAAACATTCCTGCTTCTGCCTCCGAGCTCTTAGAAAAACCACCGTATCGGGCTGCTCCTGAGGCAGTAGGCTGGCAGCAACAATTGCCTGGCCCAGGGCAGGCCCTAGCTCATCCTGAGCTCAGCTCCAGTCCAgaccactgctgctgcttcctgtccTGCCAGCCAGTTGGGAGGCGGTGCAGCACTGACAACCTGTGGCAATTAGGAGCCCTGGCCTACCTCATGGTGGCCCACAGCAGGCCTGCGGGGGACACCATAGCACCAGCTGGCAAAGAGCTGAGACTGGGATCTTCTGTTTGGAGCACAAACAGACCTGTGAGGGGGCTCTGCCCCAGCAGGGGGATAAGCTAGACACcccgctacacacacacacccccgctagTGCTCCAAGTGGTGGATCCTGGTCTCAGCTCCTTGCCAGCTAACACTGCAGTAtctcccccggggcctgcccaACGCCCTGTCAGTGCCACATcactcccccagccagggcaggaagcagcagcagtggcccAGGTCTCAGCGGAGCACAGCGTGTTgtacagagccctgcaaatctgcagatatctgctttatagccacagaccatgtttgtggatcggatgcggatacaaattttgtatccatgcagggctctagcgATCTGGGCCCCAATCCCGGACCCAGACCAGGCTAGAACAGAGGGACGGTGCCTAGTGATGAGacatcccccttcccccatgtcccacacccctacctcctgaaATAGGACCAGCATGCCATTGGAAAAATGGCAGTAGTTTATGGAGGAACTCAGCAGCCATGCACATCCCGTGAAATTCAAACCCCTACCTGAGACGCTGCCATGAATTaacgcccccccccacacacacaattttcaCAGGGCCTTAATCATGCTTATCACCAGATAATTACATTAATATTAATCTAGTATAGGAGCTTCTACTCAGCAATATGAAAGGGCAGCCTAGCCTGAAGTCAGGTATTCCTGGTTTCTGCTTTGGACTGACACCAATGCCTGCTCTGGCTTTAGTGTCcttttcatctgtaaaatagggataggAATACTGATGTCACTGGGCAATGAGAACTTTGCAGTGGGACAGGAAAAGCTgaagtatttaattttttttttttttaaagcaaggtaAAAAAATACAATCCCTTAGTATGAGTCACTCATGGGTTCAGTCTCAGACCATCACTGAGGAGATGGCAAAAGCACTGCTTAGAGATTTCAAAACCCTGCTCTAAAACAGCTGTGCAAAGAGATACTCTATACAATATCTGCCCAACATGATCTTTCCTAGTGGCCAGGCCCAGTTCCACTTACAGTCTCATCTCTGATGGGTGTGTATCATCATCCTCTCCCATCACAATTATCCCTTTTAGCTTCACGTTGCCTGTAAACCTGCCATGAAACACAGAATCAGTGACTTCACCTCAACTATCTTCCAGTTAGTCTTGATTAAACATCACACAATTCAGTAAATCTCAGGTCAAGAAGAGCTGCCATCACCCAAACCTGTTTTCTAGTTTATTTCCCAAGAGTACACAAGGAAGACTATTGTGAGCAAAGAACCCAGCCACAAATAAAACTAAGTGAATCAGGTGCTAACAGGGCATGAAATGGTGCCAAGCAGGTACTTACGGGATATTAAACAGAAGTTCTACTTCATCATCATCACTTTCGACAAACTAAAAGATagaaaaatggattaaaaataatCCTTTAGAAGCAGATAATGAAAATATTCTATAATGCTGCGTATTACACTTCCCATGCACTTCCTTCTGCATCAGTTCATATCTGCATTCCATTGGAAGCTTTGTGCTAATACACTTACTGTGGAACCATGTTAATATGCACTACTTTATTTTGGGAATTATGAATGAACAATAAGAACAATGCATTATCCAATGAACTTTGTTTACATTGAAAATTATAGTTCAGTTGTATTTTATACAgatatcagaggagtagccgtgttagtctggatctgtaaaagcagcaaagagtcctgtggcaccttatagactaacagacgtattggagcatgagctttcgtgggtgaatacccgcttcatcggatgcaagcatctgacgaagtgggtattcacccacgaaagctcatgctccaatacgtctgttagtctataaggtgccacaggactcttttttgCTTTTATACAGATACTCTGTCTACAAGTAAGTGTTCTAATGTATTCAGTAGAAAGAGATTTAATTCAATAACCCACTGAAGCATCCACTAGAAAGTCTCTGTTGAGGCGTGAGACACAAAGCCTTTTTTTTGTTATGGCTAATGTCATCCTACGCTAGGAGCACTCTGTTGGTATAGGGATGCCAGTCTGCTATACCAGCAAAGTGCTCCTAGTGTGAATTCAACTGTACTAGTAAAGCTGCACTTTGTGCCAGTACAATAAAACCCCTCTACAAGCAAAACAAGCTGTATAGTATAAGCACCCCTTTGCCAGTATAACTGTCTATTTGTACTAAGGGCTTCTGCCAGCACAGCTATATGGGTCAGGGATCACACCTCATCACACTCCTGACTGACAAGCCTGTGCCAACAGAAGTCTATAGCACAGACATgaccttaggccatgtctacactaggcacACATGGACAGTATTGCCGTACCTCTATAGCCAAGTGCTCTTGGTGTGGATGCATCTTATAAAGGCAGAACTGCCCTTTTACTGGTATACCTTATTCCGGCCTTCCCAAGTGCAATACACGataccagttaaaaaaaaatcatcagcagCATCACACTTTCATATCCACAGTGGGGTTGTGCAAGCATAATTATTTTGGTAAAGTCATCCCCCCGCCCAACAAATACAGTTATGCTGGTATACAAATAGAATGAATGACATCAGGTCAAACAGATCTCCACACCAAACTACAGGTCAGACTGTACTGAACATGGTGCTGTACAGAGCAGAGACAGGCCCTTGGCTGTGGCTAACAAAGACAGATTGGAGGCTGCCCGCCACAGATGGTGGTGGAAGACATTACACATCACAGAGTGTGAAAATCACAAATGCGAAAGGAAGGGAGCTGACAGAGCAGGGCATGTTAGAAATCACCAAGAAAGAAGGCTCAGAGGGTTGGGACTGGAACAGTCAATGCCAAACAAGCATTGAATCAGGTACCCAAGGGAGGaaagagaaagcaaagaaaaCCAAGGAAGAACTGGTATGGTGAATGCACTGGCATCATCTGGGAAGCAGCAACCAGATTCAATAGAGGAACCGAACTCCTGAAGGGTCAGTGTCCCAGGTGGAACTAAGCTCTCGGGGAGGTCCACAAACCCAGAGCATGGCCCTTCATTGCTGATGCTTCGGGGCCAGGACACTGGAGACAGCCTGGAATCTCTCAGCCCGCCCTGCCCACTTTCCCCCATGGTGTAACCCACACTGCCGGCTGAGCCCTAGGTGCCCAGATCCCCACCAGAGAGAGCAACAGGAGCAGCCACAGAGCCCAACCAGCACAAGGGCTGGAGGCAGGCAGGGATCGCATGGAGGGTGGCTgtgacaaggggtgggggggtgatcGCTAAactcccccacagcccaggggATTCTCTCCCAGACCTGTGTTCTTAGGACTGGGTGGCAggggcccagagctgggctcccccGCAAGCAGCCACACCCGTTGCCATCCAGGACATGGGGGACCTTAGGGACTCCCTAGACTAAAGTGACATCCAGCTGCACTGGTACTGCTGGTACCTGTTGTCTCCCCCGCAGCCCATACCTGgagccacagcccccacccttcctagGGGAGCCAGGTGTCTGTTTTTAGGGATCCTGGTGGATCCTGGTCAGCCTGGTCAACAGCACCCCGCCATTAGACAGTCAGTCCAGCtggtggggaggcagggcaggctccagcagcatggtcatgtccctgcagcccctaggtgtgcaggggtggccacaggggctccacatgctgcccccgccctgagtgccggctccgcagcttccattggctggaaaccacagctaatgggagctgcgggggcagcacagTAGGAGCCAGAGGACTATGTCAGCAGCgtcccaggagccacctgaggtaagcactgcctggaacctacacccctcaccccaaccccctacctcagtcctgagccccttcctgcacccaaactccctcccagagcccacacccctcagacCAGAgcctctcctacaccccaaccccctacctcagtcctgagccccttcctgcacccaaactccctcccagagcccacacccctcagacCAGggcccctcctacaccccaaccccctacctcagtcctgagccccctcctgcacccaaactccctcccaggcccacacccctcagcc
Coding sequences within:
- the PITHD1 gene encoding PITH domain-containing protein 1; amino-acid sequence: MAHGHGHGAGGCCCGAEREEPPERRGLAWGLYLRIDRERLQCLNERREGSGARVFRAWEERGDRSQFVESDDDEVELLFNIPFTGNVKLKGIIVMGEDDDTHPSEMRLFKNIPHMSFDDTAREPDQMFSLNRDLTGELEYPTKIARFSNVYHLSIHISKNFGAETTKIFYIGLRGEWTEAYRHEVTICNYEASANPADHKIDQIMPETHFIS